One window of Desulfovibrio sp. genomic DNA carries:
- a CDS encoding glycyl-radical enzyme activating protein yields MCQDDCQRQGMVFNVQKYSVHDGPGIRTIVFLKGCSLSCRWCSNPESQQREPELAFNAGRCLGVSKCGHCIVACPYGSITLGDEDKLRINRSHCTSCHMPCAAACPAQGLLVYGKQRTVDDVLNVVEQDMAFYARSGGGLTLSGGEPLLQGEFAVALLREARARRIKTAVETCGMVSPDTIRAAAEYLNYVLFDIKHMDSAEHEAQTGLPNRHILENFRILAEEFPDLPILARTPIIPGFNDSEQAVTAIAEFLKPYERVEYEMLPYHRLGTQKYQFLDRPVPMGEVKLDTEHMNRLQTVVQGILGQRLRVPH; encoded by the coding sequence ATGTGTCAGGATGACTGCCAACGGCAAGGCATGGTTTTCAACGTTCAGAAATATTCGGTTCATGACGGCCCCGGCATAAGAACCATCGTTTTTCTCAAGGGCTGCAGCCTTTCCTGCCGCTGGTGCAGCAATCCCGAGTCGCAGCAGCGCGAGCCCGAGCTGGCCTTTAACGCAGGCCGTTGCCTGGGCGTTTCCAAGTGCGGGCACTGCATTGTAGCCTGTCCATACGGCTCCATAACCCTTGGCGACGAGGACAAGCTGCGCATTAACCGCAGCCACTGCACCTCGTGCCATATGCCCTGCGCCGCAGCATGCCCGGCCCAGGGTTTGCTGGTTTACGGCAAACAGCGTACAGTAGATGACGTGCTGAATGTGGTTGAGCAGGATATGGCCTTCTATGCCCGCTCTGGCGGCGGCCTTACCCTGTCGGGCGGCGAACCCCTGTTGCAGGGGGAGTTTGCCGTGGCCCTGCTGCGCGAGGCCCGTGCGCGGCGTATCAAGACCGCTGTGGAAACCTGCGGTATGGTTTCGCCCGACACAATCCGCGCCGCGGCGGAATACCTGAACTATGTGCTTTTTGACATCAAGCACATGGACAGCGCCGAGCACGAAGCTCAAACAGGCTTGCCCAACAGGCACATCCTCGAAAACTTCCGCATTCTGGCAGAGGAATTTCCCGACCTGCCCATACTGGCGCGCACGCCGATCATTCCCGGCTTTAACGACAGCGAACAGGCCGTTACCGCCATTGCCGAGTTTCTCAAGCCCTATGAGCGCGTGGAATACGAAATGCTGCCCTACCACCGCCTTGGCACGCAGAAGTACCAGTTTCTCGACAGGCCCGTACCCATGGGCGAAGTAAAACTGGATACGGAGCACATGAACAGGCTCCAGACTGTGGTGCAGGGTATTCTGGGCCAGCGCCTGCGCGTACCGCACTGA
- a CDS encoding glycyl radical protein, which translates to MSTTTCECRSPQEQRLYDKIEGREDKFRKTHTRVFKLLERFEGQKPRIDIERALYFTQSMQETDGQPLVLRWAKALMHIAKNMTVYVQEDQLLLGRAGCDGRYGILYPELDGDFLDIAVRDLPTRKTSPATITPEDAKRVIEEIAPYWKGKTYHEALNAALPAEVHKLTYDDPMGLISRFIVNETSSFRSSIQWVHDFEKILKRGFNSIKQEAQEKLDALDPLSCKDACEKRPFLEAVVIVCEAIVLWAKRHAVLAREMAEKETNPTRKAELLRMAENAEHVPGEPARDFWEACQSQWFTQMFSRIEQKTGTTISNGRMDQYFFPFYAKDRAEGKINDAQAMELLECMWVGMAEFIDMYISPTGGAFNEGYAHWEAVTVGGQTTDGRDASNALTYLILKSKREFPLHYPDLAARIHSRAPERYLWDVAETIKYGSGFPKLINDEEIVPLYVSKGATFEEALDYAVSGCTEARMPNRDTYTSGGAYINFAAAVEMVLRNGRMKKFGDQKLGVETGDPRNFKTWDEFWNAYVQQHLLFLKTAFTQQYIINKLRAQHFAQPMGSAMHDLCMKHCIDLHQEQIPEGINLGYFEYMGLGTVVDSLAAVKKLVFEEKKLTMDKLLAAIDANFEGYDDVRALLRSAPCYGNNDEYADAIGREIDKISVEYGGKYSMQELGIHNDVRYVPFTSHVPFGKVVSATPNGRTDGFPLSDGSSASHGADVNGPTAVLLSNYQTKNMGMRDRAARMLNIKFTPKCVEGEQGTEKLVSFIRTFCDLKLWHVQFNVVNKQTLVAAQKDPQKYRNLIVRIAGYSAYFVDLSPDLQNDLIARTEHDVM; encoded by the coding sequence ATGAGCACCACCACTTGCGAATGCCGCTCCCCCCAGGAACAGCGTTTGTACGACAAGATCGAGGGCAGGGAAGACAAATTCCGTAAAACCCACACCCGCGTTTTCAAGCTGCTGGAACGTTTTGAAGGCCAGAAGCCGCGTATTGATATCGAACGCGCCCTGTACTTCACCCAGTCCATGCAGGAAACAGACGGTCAGCCCCTGGTGCTGCGCTGGGCCAAGGCCCTCATGCACATTGCGAAAAACATGACCGTCTATGTGCAGGAAGACCAGCTGCTGCTCGGTCGCGCTGGCTGCGATGGCCGCTACGGCATTCTGTACCCCGAACTCGACGGCGACTTTCTTGATATCGCGGTGCGCGACCTGCCCACCCGCAAGACCTCGCCCGCCACGATCACGCCCGAAGACGCCAAGCGCGTGATCGAAGAGATCGCACCCTACTGGAAGGGCAAGACCTACCACGAAGCGCTCAACGCTGCCCTGCCCGCCGAAGTGCACAAGCTCACCTATGATGATCCCATGGGGCTCATCTCTCGCTTTATCGTCAACGAAACCTCGTCGTTCCGTTCGTCCATCCAGTGGGTGCACGACTTTGAAAAGATCCTCAAGCGCGGTTTCAACAGCATCAAACAGGAAGCCCAGGAAAAGCTGGACGCCCTTGATCCCCTGAGCTGCAAGGACGCCTGCGAAAAGCGCCCCTTCCTCGAAGCCGTGGTCATCGTGTGCGAAGCCATTGTGCTGTGGGCCAAACGCCACGCAGTGCTCGCCCGCGAAATGGCCGAAAAGGAAACCAACCCCACCCGCAAGGCCGAGCTGCTGCGCATGGCTGAAAACGCCGAGCACGTGCCCGGCGAACCCGCCCGCGACTTCTGGGAAGCCTGCCAGAGCCAGTGGTTTACGCAGATGTTCTCGCGCATCGAGCAGAAGACCGGCACCACCATTTCCAATGGCCGCATGGACCAGTACTTTTTCCCCTTCTACGCCAAAGACCGCGCCGAAGGTAAGATCAACGACGCTCAGGCCATGGAACTGCTGGAATGCATGTGGGTTGGCATGGCCGAATTCATCGACATGTACATCTCGCCCACCGGCGGCGCCTTCAACGAAGGTTACGCCCACTGGGAAGCAGTGACTGTTGGCGGCCAGACCACCGATGGCCGCGACGCCAGCAACGCGCTGACCTACCTGATCCTCAAGTCCAAGCGCGAATTCCCCCTGCACTACCCCGACCTTGCGGCCCGCATCCATTCCCGCGCGCCCGAGCGTTACCTGTGGGACGTGGCAGAAACCATCAAGTACGGCTCCGGCTTCCCCAAGCTTATCAATGACGAAGAAATCGTGCCCCTGTATGTTTCCAAGGGCGCTACCTTCGAGGAAGCCCTGGACTACGCGGTTTCTGGCTGCACCGAAGCCCGCATGCCCAACCGCGACACCTACACCTCTGGCGGTGCGTACATCAACTTTGCCGCTGCTGTTGAAATGGTGCTGCGCAATGGCCGCATGAAGAAGTTCGGTGACCAGAAGCTGGGCGTTGAAACCGGAGACCCGCGCAACTTCAAGACCTGGGACGAATTCTGGAACGCCTATGTGCAGCAGCACCTGCTGTTCCTCAAGACGGCCTTTACCCAGCAGTACATCATCAACAAGCTGCGCGCCCAGCACTTTGCCCAGCCCATGGGCTCGGCCATGCACGACCTGTGCATGAAGCACTGCATCGACCTGCACCAGGAACAGATTCCCGAAGGCATCAACCTGGGCTACTTTGAATACATGGGCCTTGGCACGGTTGTGGACTCGCTGGCCGCCGTGAAAAAGCTGGTGTTTGAAGAAAAGAAACTGACCATGGACAAGCTGCTGGCCGCCATCGACGCCAACTTTGAAGGCTACGACGACGTGCGCGCCCTGCTGCGTTCCGCCCCCTGCTACGGCAACAACGACGAGTACGCCGACGCCATTGGCCGCGAAATCGACAAGATTTCCGTGGAATACGGCGGCAAATACTCCATGCAGGAACTGGGCATCCACAACGATGTGCGTTACGTGCCCTTTACCTCGCACGTGCCCTTCGGCAAGGTGGTTTCCGCTACTCCCAATGGCCGTACCGACGGATTCCCGCTTTCCGACGGCTCTTCGGCCTCGCACGGCGCGGACGTCAACGGCCCCACCGCCGTGCTGCTCTCCAACTACCAGACCAAGAACATGGGCATGCGCGACCGCGCCGCCCGCATGCTCAACATCAAGTTCACGCCCAAGTGCGTGGAAGGCGAACAGGGCACTGAAAAGCTGGTGTCCTTCATCCGCACCTTCTGCGACCTCAAGCTGTGGCATGTTCAGTTCAACGTGGTAAACAAGCAGACCCTGGTGGCCGCGCAGAAAGACCCGCAGAAGTACCGCAACCTCATCGTGCGCATTGCCGGTTACAGCGCCTACTTTGTGGACCTGTCGCCCGACCTGCAGAACGACCTGATTGCCCGTACCGAACACGACGTGATGTAA